CGAACGATTACAGGTTTGGGATAGAATGCTGCGGCGATCGCGCCGATACCTTGGGCGAGTTTATCAACAAAGAATTGCGCTTTATCTTCATATTGTGCGGTTAATTCAGCAATTTTGTATTTGGCTAGTTCATCTTCCAATTCATTAAAGTGAATTAATGCTAAAGGATGCACCTTAATGTGGTTAGCAATAATAAATTCCATCCGTGCCAAACCCACCCCATCATTAGGAATAGCGCTATAGCCAAATGCTTCTTCTGGGTTGCCCACATTCATCATGATTTTAGTGCGAGTGTGGGGCAATTTTTCTAATGGTATTTCTTGAACTTCGTAGGGTAACAAACCTGCGTAGACTTTTCCGGTTTCACCTTCAGCACAAGAAACTGTAATTTCTTGCCCAGTTTTAATTACCGTTGTGGCATTACCGCAACCCACAATCGCGGGGATTCCCATTTCTCTAGCAATAATTGCCGCATGGCAAGTACGTCCGCCGGAATTGGTGACAATCGCACTGGCTTTTTTCATGATCGGTTCCCAGTCGGGATCGGTGCGATTAGTTACCAGCACCTCACCAAGCTGAAATTGTTCCAAGTGATGCACATCGAGAATTACTCGTGCTTTGCCTTGTCCGATCATCTCTCCGACGCTGCGCCCTGTAACAAGAGGCAGAGGGGCAGCACTTCGGCTACGCTCAGTAACCGAGGGGTGGAGGGGCAGAGGGGAAAAAGCTTTTGTCTCCCCTGCTGCCACTACAAGATGATAACTACGCAACACATTTTTAGTCTTCTGCGATTGCACAGTTTCAGGGCGTGCTTGGACAATAAATAATTCGTTGGTGATACCATCTTTCGCCCATTCGATATCCATTGGCGTGTAAACACCACGCACTTTTGAGTAGTGTTCTTCAATTACATACGCCCATTGTGCTAGTTGGAGAATATCTTCATCATTGAGGGCAAAGGCGGTGCGATCGCTCGCTGTAACTGGAATATTTTTAGTCATTTTCGAGCCGCCCAAGTCATACACCATCTTGATTTCTTTTGTCCCCAGGCGTTTTTTTAAAATTGGGCGGTATCCTTGTTTAAGAGTTGGTTTAAATACTAAATATTCATCAGGATTTACTGCACCCTGAACAACGTTTTCACCCAAACCGTAGGCGGCGGTAATTAGTGCTGTATCTTTAAATCCTGTCTCGGTATCAATAGAAAACATCACACCAGACGTAGCTAAATCGGAACGCACCATTTTTTGAACACCGACAGAAAGGGCAATACTAAAGTGGTCGAAACCTTTGATTTGACGGTAGGAAATGGCGCGATCGGTAAAAATAGATGCAAAGCACTTATGGCAAGCTTCTAATACAGTTTGCAGTCCGTGGACATTTAAGTAAGTTTCTTGCTGTCCGGCAAAGCTAGCATCGGGTAAATCTTCGGCTGTAGCACTGGAACGAACTGCTACATCAGTATCAGCACCATACTTTTGACACAGGTCTTGATATGCTTGAGCGATCGCTTGTTCTAATTCTTCAGGAAACGGAGTTTGTAGCATTAAAGACCGCGCCTGTTTACCTCGTTGCCGCAGATTATTCACATCTTCAACATCTAAGTCTGCAAAAATCTCTTTTAACTGCGGTTCTATTCCTGCTGCTTCAATAAAATAGCGATACGCATAAGCAGTAGTAGCAAATCCCGTAGGAACTTTTACGCCTTTGGATTTAAGCTGCTGAATCATTTCTCCCAAAGAAGCATTTTTGCCTCCAACTCTAGGGATGTCTGCAATTCCTACTTTTTCCAAAGGCAACACAAGAGCTTGTGATAAAACTTGATGTTCAGTGTTTTGATTGGACAGTATTTTTAGTTCCATAGTAAAGCTTCCTTAATATAAGTGGAGAGAGTTGCAAGGGCTGCTTTGAGTTAATGAGCATTTCATCTGACACTTATGTTTATAGGAAGATACTTTGAGGAACTTGTGAGGATGTCGGATTGTGACTATCATCCAATTTTGGATTTTATGAAACAGAAGAGATAATATTGCATTTCCTCACAGGTTCCTCAAACTTTTTGCGTAATTTTATCTATGTCCTGTATGGACAAAGCTATAAGAGGGTAATTAACGTGGAATCTAGAAAATACACTAAATTAATTCACTTTTTACTAGAGGAGTTGGCAATTCCTGCTGCTGCTATCAGCTTGGCTTTGCGTCATGTTGAGCAAACTCCAAGTTTGTTGCCTATAATTCTTTGGCAGTATGGACTAGTAACTGTTACCCAGCTAAACCAAATTTTTGACTGGTTAGAAGTAGCATCCTACATTTAACCAGCAATTTACGTCGTATAAATATTTCTCATCTAATAGTTTTATGAAAAACCGCAAACGAGTTGGTATTCTTACCAGTGGTGGAGACTGTCCTGGGCTTAATGCTGTGATTCGGGCTGTTGTCAGCCACGCAACACTCACTTATGATTGGGAAGTGCTGGGAATTTCTTATGCAACGCAGGGATTGCTGGAAGGTAAAGC
This portion of the Nostoc sp. GT001 genome encodes:
- the ppsA gene encoding phosphoenolpyruvate synthase, producing the protein MELKILSNQNTEHQVLSQALVLPLEKVGIADIPRVGGKNASLGEMIQQLKSKGVKVPTGFATTAYAYRYFIEAAGIEPQLKEIFADLDVEDVNNLRQRGKQARSLMLQTPFPEELEQAIAQAYQDLCQKYGADTDVAVRSSATAEDLPDASFAGQQETYLNVHGLQTVLEACHKCFASIFTDRAISYRQIKGFDHFSIALSVGVQKMVRSDLATSGVMFSIDTETGFKDTALITAAYGLGENVVQGAVNPDEYLVFKPTLKQGYRPILKKRLGTKEIKMVYDLGGSKMTKNIPVTASDRTAFALNDEDILQLAQWAYVIEEHYSKVRGVYTPMDIEWAKDGITNELFIVQARPETVQSQKTKNVLRSYHLVVAAGETKAFSPLPLHPSVTERSRSAAPLPLVTGRSVGEMIGQGKARVILDVHHLEQFQLGEVLVTNRTDPDWEPIMKKASAIVTNSGGRTCHAAIIAREMGIPAIVGCGNATTVIKTGQEITVSCAEGETGKVYAGLLPYEVQEIPLEKLPHTRTKIMMNVGNPEEAFGYSAIPNDGVGLARMEFIIANHIKVHPLALIHFNELEDELAKYKIAELTAQYEDKAQFFVDKLAQGIGAIAAAFYPKPVIVRLSDFKTNEYANLLGGKQFEPHEENPMIGWRGASRYYDERYREGFALECRAMKKVREEMGLINVILMVPFCRTPAEGRRVLAEMAKHGLVKGENGLQVYVMCELPSNVQLAEQFCEVFDGFSIGSNDLTQLTLGLDRDSELVAHLFDERDDAVKGMIAKAISTVKQCDASGGLRQRKIGICGQAPSDYPEFARFLVEQGIDSISLNPDSVLKTLLEIAAAEKGSRE
- a CDS encoding DUF2949 domain-containing protein; protein product: MESRKYTKLIHFLLEELAIPAAAISLALRHVEQTPSLLPIILWQYGLVTVTQLNQIFDWLEVASYI